The Cellulophaga sp. L1A9 genome window below encodes:
- a CDS encoding carboxypeptidase-like regulatory domain-containing protein has translation MKNNLIYIFLFAFVTIGFSQETQEKNEFLKAIVVNAQDGSLMESVHVVNLNQVVGTITNEKGEFNILAMANDTLYFSYLGFKSQKVRVTNDMLKFKNTKITLTELAYALEEVIVTSYDLTGYLEIDVKNLPLNDSYQYSISGLNTSYEAGKKNPSAVTKVLGAILNPADLLRNLFGKKPNQMKKLRKVKEDDAIKDLLASKFDRETLMELLHIEKVDIEDILNNCNYSKSFIATANDLQILDAISGCYEDYKVLNRKK, from the coding sequence ATGAAGAACAACCTTATTTATATATTTTTATTTGCCTTTGTTACTATTGGATTTTCTCAAGAGACTCAGGAAAAGAACGAATTCTTAAAAGCTATTGTGGTAAACGCACAGGACGGCTCTTTAATGGAAAGCGTACATGTTGTAAACTTAAATCAAGTCGTAGGAACCATTACCAATGAAAAAGGAGAGTTCAACATCCTAGCCATGGCTAATGATACCTTATACTTTAGCTATTTGGGTTTTAAATCTCAAAAAGTTCGTGTCACCAATGACATGTTAAAGTTCAAGAATACAAAAATCACCTTAACAGAACTTGCATATGCCCTTGAAGAAGTAATCGTTACCTCATATGATTTAACTGGTTACTTAGAAATCGATGTTAAAAACTTACCTTTAAACGATTCTTATCAATATAGCATTTCAGGATTAAATACGAGTTATGAAGCTGGTAAAAAAAATCCGAGTGCCGTAACCAAAGTTCTAGGGGCTATTCTAAACCCCGCAGATTTATTGCGGAATTTATTCGGCAAAAAGCCGAACCAAATGAAAAAGCTTAGAAAAGTTAAAGAAGATGATGCCATTAAAGATTTATTGGCTTCTAAATTTGACCGAGAAACGCTAATGGAACTATTGCATATTGAAAAAGTAGATATTGAAGACATCTTAAACAACTGCAATTATTCTAAATCTTTTATTGCAACCGCAAACGATTTGCAAATTCTAGATGCTATTAGCGGGTGTTATGAAGATTACAAAGTCTTAAACCGTAAAAAATAG
- a CDS encoding alpha-amylase family glycosyl hydrolase translates to MKKVLLLLLGFVLFISCKEEKSTPKPEQSNTPKNSIVTPKKNPFVWEGANIYFLLTDRFNNGDPTNDVNFERTEETGVLRGFMGGDLKGITAKIEEGYFTKLGINAIWFTPVVEQIHGATDEGTGNSYGYHGYWTKDWTALDPNFGTREDLEAMVKTAHENGIRVLMDVVLNHTGPVTAIDPVWPEEWVRTAPTCTFENYETTTACTLVKNLPDIKTESDEEVALPDHLLAKWKAEGRLSSELDELDLFFKRSGCSRSSKAYITKWLTDYVNDFGIDGFRVDTVKHADESAWNELYKQASIAFDTWKRKHPSAVLDSNPFYMVGEVYNYGISSGREYDFGDKKVDYYNYGFKSLINFELKSDAKKDYETIFKKYNTLLQSKLYGKSVVNYLTSHDDGQPFDKERLDPYHAANVLLLTPGASQVYYGDESSRSLTVEGAQGDATLRSFMNWNEIDSLPETKKILTHWQKLGSFRAKHPAIGAGTHKMLSKTPYVFERTYANNEYKDKVVIGLNLPKGKKTLSVKGFFGDATKLREAYSNTLLVVNKGKIELDNEFDIALLELVE, encoded by the coding sequence ATGAAAAAAGTCCTGCTATTGCTATTAGGATTTGTTCTTTTCATCTCTTGTAAGGAAGAAAAAAGCACCCCTAAACCTGAACAATCAAACACACCTAAAAATAGCATAGTTACTCCTAAAAAAAATCCTTTCGTTTGGGAAGGAGCTAATATTTACTTTTTACTTACCGATCGTTTTAACAACGGAGATCCTACCAATGATGTAAACTTTGAAAGAACCGAAGAAACAGGTGTTCTAAGAGGTTTTATGGGAGGAGACCTAAAAGGAATCACGGCAAAAATAGAAGAAGGCTATTTTACAAAACTAGGCATCAATGCCATTTGGTTTACTCCTGTTGTAGAGCAAATTCATGGTGCAACAGACGAAGGCACTGGCAATAGTTATGGTTATCATGGTTATTGGACTAAAGATTGGACTGCACTAGATCCTAATTTTGGTACGCGAGAGGACTTAGAAGCAATGGTAAAAACTGCACATGAAAACGGAATACGCGTTTTAATGGATGTTGTTTTAAACCATACCGGTCCAGTAACAGCTATTGATCCTGTTTGGCCAGAAGAATGGGTACGCACAGCACCTACCTGTACTTTTGAGAATTACGAAACAACCACAGCCTGTACATTAGTAAAAAACTTACCAGATATTAAAACAGAAAGTGATGAAGAAGTAGCACTACCCGATCATTTATTGGCCAAATGGAAAGCAGAAGGTAGGTTAAGTTCTGAATTGGATGAATTAGATTTATTCTTTAAACGCTCTGGTTGCTCCAGAAGCTCAAAAGCCTACATTACAAAATGGTTGACAGATTATGTAAATGATTTTGGAATTGATGGTTTTAGGGTAGATACTGTTAAACACGCTGACGAAAGTGCTTGGAATGAACTTTACAAACAAGCTTCTATTGCTTTTGATACTTGGAAAAGGAAACACCCAAGTGCCGTTTTAGATAGTAATCCATTTTATATGGTAGGTGAAGTTTATAATTATGGTATTTCCAGTGGTCGCGAATATGATTTTGGAGATAAAAAAGTAGATTATTACAATTACGGATTCAAAAGCTTAATCAATTTTGAACTTAAGAGTGATGCTAAAAAAGACTACGAGACCATTTTTAAAAAGTACAACACCTTATTACAATCAAAACTATACGGCAAAAGCGTAGTAAATTATTTAACATCACATGATGATGGGCAGCCTTTTGACAAAGAACGCCTAGATCCTTACCATGCCGCGAATGTATTATTACTTACTCCTGGGGCTTCACAAGTGTATTACGGGGATGAATCTTCACGAAGCCTAACCGTAGAAGGTGCACAAGGTGATGCTACATTACGCTCGTTTATGAATTGGAATGAAATAGACAGCTTACCTGAAACAAAAAAAATACTGACCCACTGGCAAAAACTAGGTTCTTTTAGAGCAAAACATCCTGCAATTGGGGCAGGTACACATAAAATGCTTTCCAAAACCCCTTATGTTTTTGAGAGAACCTACGCAAATAATGAATACAAAGACAAAGTAGTCATTGGCTTAAACCTCCCCAAAGGAAAGAAAACACTTAGCGTAAAAGGATTCTTTGGTGACGCAACTAAATTACGAGAAGCCTATTCTAACACCCTTCTTGTGGTCAATAAAGGTAAAATTGAATTAGACAACGAGTTTGATATAGCCCTCCTAGAGTTGGTAGAATAA
- a CDS encoding metallophosphoesterase produces MHIKRRVFIKNLILGLLGVVGFIYLDSFWIEKYIIDWNTHDLSDATKAKIKIIQLSDLHLKEIKYFHKTIAEKINTEKPDIIVFTGDTISRRNTYHILEQLLDLIDPNLLKIAILGNKEYDARVDLDTLKATFKKYNGIVLINEHYVFKKANRAINIVGIDDFLRGKPDFLKAIHNIDKKIETIVLNHCPAYTDVIDTLNIEENINIKLVLSGHTHGGQITFFGIPFYTPGGSGNYLRGWYKKTTTKMYVSKGIGTTVLPIRFFARAEASIFYMGASHPNTSR; encoded by the coding sequence ATGCATATTAAAAGACGCGTGTTTATTAAGAATCTTATTTTAGGGCTTTTAGGGGTTGTTGGGTTCATCTATCTCGATAGTTTTTGGATAGAAAAATACATCATTGATTGGAATACACATGATCTCAGCGATGCTACAAAAGCTAAAATAAAGATTATTCAGTTGTCTGATTTGCACTTAAAAGAGATTAAATATTTTCATAAGACAATCGCTGAGAAAATCAATACAGAAAAACCAGATATTATTGTATTTACAGGAGACACCATATCCAGAAGAAATACTTACCATATTTTAGAACAACTCTTAGATCTTATTGATCCTAACCTCTTAAAAATAGCTATTCTTGGCAATAAAGAATATGATGCACGGGTAGATCTGGACACTTTAAAAGCAACTTTTAAAAAGTACAACGGTATTGTTCTTATCAATGAGCACTATGTTTTCAAGAAAGCAAATAGAGCTATAAACATCGTAGGAATTGATGATTTTTTACGCGGCAAACCCGATTTTTTAAAAGCAATTCATAATATCGATAAAAAAATCGAAACAATAGTTTTAAACCATTGTCCTGCTTACACGGATGTTATTGACACCTTGAATATTGAAGAAAACATAAACATTAAACTCGTACTCTCGGGGCATACCCATGGAGGACAAATTACTTTTTTTGGCATTCCATTTTACACCCCTGGAGGAAGTGGAAATTACCTTAGAGGTTGGTATAAAAAAACGACTACAAAAATGTATGTTTCTAAAGGTATCGGTACCACAGTACTTCCGATTCGTTTTTTTGCTAGAGCAGAGGCCTCAATATTTTATATGGGGGCTTCACACCCCAATACCTCCCGGTAG